The following are encoded together in the Lactuca sativa cultivar Salinas chromosome 1, Lsat_Salinas_v11, whole genome shotgun sequence genome:
- the LOC111892420 gene encoding peroxidase 27: MAGGMNLFGIFMLQLMAVALFSLHAEGQGLKVGFYKKSCPQAEVIVSKVISDVMAVAPSLSGPLLRMHFHDCFIRGCDGSVLLDSPTNQSEKFSPPNLSLRGFNIIDRVKLALEKACPDVVSCADIVALVARDVTVATKGPYWEVETGRRDGNVSLFIDPITPVTGLPSFASNISVLKQSWALRGLNTKDLVVLSGGHTIGISHCSSFDSRLYNFTGKGDTDPTMDPNYIARLKLKCKPNDLTTFAELDPGSFKTFDDSYFKLVTKRRGLLQSDAALLDDPETRAYMIQATSEGSTFFKDFGVSMVNMGRTGVLTGSQGEVRKVCTKSN, translated from the exons ATGGCTGGTGGAATGAACTTATTCGGGATTTTCATGCTTCAATTAATGGCCGTAGCACTGTTTTCTTTACATGCAGAAGGCCAAGGGTTGAAAGTAGGGTTCTATAAGAAATCATGCCCTCAAGCCGAGGTGATAGTATCTAAGGTTATCAGCGATGTTATGGCTGTAGCACCATCTCTATCTGGCCCACTTTTGAGAATGCACTTCCACGATTGCTTCATTAGG GGTTGTGATGGATCTGTGCTGCTGGATTCTCCAACGAATCAGTCCGAGAAATTTTCACCACCAAATCTAAGCTTAAGAGGGTTCAACATTATCGATAGGGTGAAGCTGGCGTTAGAAAAGGCCTGCCCAGATGTGGTTTCATGTGCTGACATTGTTGCATTAGTTGCCAGAGACGTTACAGTGGCG ACTAAGGGACCATATTGGGAGGTTGAAACAGGCCGAAGAGATGGAAATGTGTCTTTATTCATTGATCCCATAACCCCAGTGACAGGCTTACCATCATTTGCCTCAAACATCAGTGTTTTGAAACAATCGTGGGCATTAAGGGGCCTAAACACAAAAGACCTTGTTGTTCTCTCAG GAGGGCACACCATAGGGATATCTCATTGTTCGTCATTTGATAGCCGGCTCTACAACTTTACCGGTAAAGGTGATACAGACCCCACCATGGACCCTAACTACATTGCAAGATTGAAGTTAAAGTGCAAGCCAAACGATCTAACCACTTTTGCTGAGTTAGACCCAGGAAGCTTCAAGACATTCGATGACTCCTATTTCAAATTAGTGACAAAGAGGAGGGGACTTCTTCAATCCGATGCAGCCTTACTCGATGACCCAGAGACTAGAGCTTACATGATTCAAGCTACTAGCGAGGGTTCCACATTCTTCAAGGACTTTGGTGTCTCTATGGTTAACATGGGCAGGACTGGGGTCCTTACCGGTTCTCAAGGTGAAGTTCGGAAAGTGTGCACCAAAAGTAACTAG